The Benincasa hispida cultivar B227 chromosome 9, ASM972705v1, whole genome shotgun sequence genome has a segment encoding these proteins:
- the LOC120087094 gene encoding uncharacterized protein LOC120087094: MGVLKLLFLLLLMLISLSAPTVAGKTTRHRHRRLKVHSHLKKLNKPPVKSIKSPDGDIIDCVHMAHQPAFDHPLLRNHTIQMSPNFHPEGILRESKVSSKASKSKDITQLWHLKGRCPKGTIPIRRTKKEDILRASSVKSYGKKKPHATVKPTSIDIDLNGQNGHQHAIIYVEGGQYYGAKATINVWSPKIQQTNEFSLSQIWILGGTFGEDLNSIEAGWQVSPDLYGDNNTRLFTYWTSDAYQATGCYNLLCSGFVQINNEIAMGASIFPISSYKGSQYDISLLIWKDPKEGNWWMQFGNKYVLGYWPAFLFSYLTDSASMIEWGGEVVNSESDGQHTSTQMGSGHFPGEGFGKAGYFRNIQIVGESNSLRAPEDIGTFTEQPSCYDVENGKSDDWGNYFFYGGPGRNPNCP, encoded by the exons ATGGGTGTTCTCAAGCTCCTCTTCCTGCTGCTCTTAATGCTGATTTCTTTATCTGCTCCCACAGTGGCCGGAAAAACCACCCGCCACCGTCACCGGCGGCTCAAAGTTCACTCCCACCTGAAGAAGCTGAATAAACCTCCTGTCAAGTCCATCAAG AGTCCAGATGGGGATATAATTGATTGTGTTCATATGGCTCATCAACCAGcttttgatcatcctcttcTCAGAAACCACACAATTCAg ATGAGTCCAAATTTTCATCCAGAAGGGATTTTAAGGGAAAGTAAAGTATCTTCAAAAGCTTCAAAATCAAAGGATATAACTCAATTATGGCACTTGAAAGGAAGGTGTCCAAAAGGGACAATTCCCATTAGAAgaacaaaaaaagaagatatTTTAAGAGCTAGTTCAGTGAAAAGCTATGGAAAAAAGAAGCCTCATGCCACTGTAAAACCAACCTCCATTGATATTGATCTCAATGGACAAAATGGACATCAG CATGCAATCATATATGTTGAAGGAGGACAATACTATGGAGCTAAAGCAACTATAAATGTTTGGTCCCCAAAAATTCAACAAACAAATGAATTTAGTCTCTCACAGATCTGGATTCTTGGAGGAACTTTTGGGGAAGATCTTAATAGTATTGAAGCTGGTTGGCAG GTCAGCCCTGATTTGTATGGAGATAACAACACTAGACTGTTCACTTATTGGACT AGTGATGCATATCAAGCAACTGGTTGCTATAATTTGCTCTGTTCTGGGTTTGTTCAAATCAATAATGAAATAGCCATGGGTGCCAGCATTTTTCCTATTTCTTCTTACAAAGGTTCTCAATATGACATTAGCTTGCTCATTTGGAAG GACCCTAAGGAAGGAAACTGGTGGATGCAATTCGGAAATAAGTACGTTTTGGGGTATTGGCCAGCCTTCCTATTTTCATATCTGACCGACAGCGCCTCCATGATCGAATGGGGCGGCGAAGTTGTTAACTCTGAATCCGACGGCCAACATACTTCCACTCAGATGGGCAGCGGCCACTTCCCCGGCGAGGGCTTCGGCAAAGCCGGCTACTTTCGTAACATTCAG ATTGTTGGAGAATCCAACAGCCTCCGAGCGCCGGAGGACATCGGAACTTTCACCGAGCAACCGAGTTGCTATGATGTTGAAAACGGCAAGTCCGACGACTGGGGGAATTACTTCTTCTACGGCGGCCCCGGCAGAAACCCTAACTGCCCCTGA